In Lotus japonicus ecotype B-129 chromosome 5, LjGifu_v1.2, one genomic interval encodes:
- the LOC130720398 gene encoding uncharacterized protein LOC130720398, whose protein sequence is KLAAAHFSDYALVWWNKFAKERLRNEEPAVETWAEMKRIMRKRYVPSSHARDVKFKLQKLTQGSKSVEEYYKELEVLMLQANLEEDEEVTMIRFINGLSNDVRDIVELQEYVDMEELLHKATKVEQQLKRKGLARKSSTNSNSSWRDRMKNEGPSTLSKPATKPQASASSKPLEQPSKKSKEVKCFKCQGMGHYAYECASKKTMILKDDGDYTSESEGEQSEEEEEAAMNGELLMIRRMLGSQQKPKKESQRENIFHTRCSVNGQICLMIVDGGSCTNVASERMVEKLNLVTKPHPWPYKLQWLSHYGEIQVSKQVEVDFSIGKYRDKVLCDVVPMEASHILLGRPWQYDTKDYEDVFPTSVPSGLPPLRGIEHQIDLIPGASLPNRPAYRSNPQETTEIQRQVEELLNKGWVRNSMSPCAVPVILVPKKDGTWRFVVSSKGVQVDEEKIKAIQEWPTPKSVGDVRSFHGLASFYRRFVKDFSTLAAPLNEVVKKNVGFHWGKNQEEAFAALKHKLTHAPILALPNFAKSFELECDASNVGIGAVLLQEGHPIAYFSEKLSGAALNYSTYDKELYALVRALKTWQHYLLPKEFVIHSDHESLKYLKGQGKLNKRHAKWVEFLEQFPYVIKHKKGKSNIVADALSRRHVHNGFLFKENRLCVPKSSIRELLVKESHAGGLMGHFGVQKTLETLQEHFYWPKMKHDVIKFCEHCIVCKKAKSKVMPHGLYTSLPIPEYPWVDLSMDFVLGLPRTKNGKDSIFVVVDRFSKMAHFIPCRKADDACHVADLFFKEVVRLHGMPRSIVSDRDTKFLSHFWRTLWGKLGTKLLFSTTCHPQTDGQTEVVNRTLGTLLRTVLKANLKAWEACLPHVEFAYNRAVHSTTNCSPFEVVYGFNPLTPLDLLPMPNISVHMRKERFPEQRKSKLQPRGDGPFQVLERINNNAYKIELPDGGEFDLRSNPFQEGG, encoded by the exons aaacttgcagctgctcacttttcagactatgctcttgtttggtggaataagtttgcaaaagagagattgagaaatgaggagccagcggtggaaacatgggctgaaatgaaacgaatcatgaggaaaagatatgtcccttcaagccatgctagggatgtaaaatttaaacttcaaaaacttacccaaggcagcaagagtgttgaggagtattacaaagaacttgaggtgcttatgttgcaagccaatcttgaggaggatgaagaggtaaccatgattcgatttattaatggtctatctaatgatgttagagatattgtagaacttcaggaatatgtagacatggaagaattgctgcacaaggccactaaagttgagcaacaactcaaaaggaaagggcttgcaaggaagagttctaccaattccaattcatcttggagagacagaatgaagaatgaagggccgagcacccttagcaaaccagccaccaaaccacaagcttcagcttcttcaaaacctcttgaacaaccatccaaaaagagcaaagaggtcaagtgcttcaaatgccaaggtatgggacattatgcttatgaatgtgcctccaaaaagaccatgattcttaaggatgatggagactacaccagtgagtccgaaggagaacaaagtgaagaagaagaggaggcagccatgaatggtgaactgttgatgatccgaagaatgcttggtagccaacaaaagccaaagaaagaaagccaaagagagaatatctttcacacaagatgttctgtcaatgggcagatttgcttgatgattgttgatggcggaagctgtactaatgtggctagtgaaagaatggtggagaagctgaacctggtcacaaaaccacatccttggccatacaaacttcaatggctcagccactatggagaaatacaagtaagtaagcaagttgaagttgacttttccattggcaaatacagggataaggttctttgtgatgttgttcccatggaggctagtcacatactgctgggaagaccatggcaatatgacacca aggattatgaggatgtgtttccaacaagtgttccaagtggtctaccaccactgagaggaattgagcatcaaattgatctcattccgggagcttctttgcctaataggccagcatatagaagcaacccacaagaaaccactgaaattcaaagacaagtggaagaactcttgaacaaagggtgggtaagaaatagcatgagtccttgtgctgtaccggtgattttggtaccaaagaaagatgggacttggaga tttgttgtgagttcgaaaggagtgcaggttgatgaggaaaagatcaaagccattcaagagtggcccactcctaaatccgtgggtgatgtaagaagttttcatggcttggccagtttctacaggaggtttgtaaaggactttagtaccttggcagcacccctaaatgaagtggtgaaaaagaatgtgggctttcattggggaaagaatcaagaagaggcctttgctgccctaaagcataagcttacccatgcacctatacttgctttacctaactttgctaaatcttttgaacttgaatgtgatgcttcaaatgtaggtattggagctgtgttgcttcaagaaggccacccaattgcttattttagtgaaaagttaagcggagctgcccttaactattctacttatgataaggaattgtatgctttggtgagagctttgaagacctggcagcattatcttttgcccaaggaattcgtgattcatagtgatcatgagtcgctgaaatacttgaaggggcaaggtaagttgaacaaaaggcatgccaaatgggttgaatttttggaacaatttccctatgtcataaaacacaaaaaggggaaaagtaacattgtggctgatgctttatccaggagacacgt gcacaatggatttttatttaaggaaaacaggttgtgtgtgcctaaaagttccattagagaactgcttgttaaagaatcccatgctgggggactaatgggtcattttggagtccaaaagactctagaaactttacaggaacatttctattggcccaaaatgaaacatgatgtgatcaagttttgtgaacattgcattgtttgcaagaaggctaagtctaaggtgatgccacatggtttgtatacttctttgccaatccctgaatacccttgggttgacttgtctatggactttgttttaggcctccctagaacaaagaatggtaaggattccatttttgtggttgttgataggttttcaaaaatggctcactttattccttgcaggaaagctgatgatgcttgtcacgttgctgatttgttctttaaagaagttgtaagacttcatgggatgcctagaagcatagttagtgatagggacaccaagttcctaagtcacttctggaggactttatgggggaagttaggcaccaaacttttgttctctaccacttgccacccacaaactgatgggcaaactgaggtggttaataggaccctaggcaccttgcttaggactgtccttaaggccaatttaaaggcttgggaggcgtgtttgcctcatgttgaatttgcttacaatagggctgtccatagcactaccaattgctctccatttgaagtagtgtatggatttaaccctttgactcctcttgatttgttgcctatgcctaacatttc ggtgcacatgaggaaggaaaggtttccagaacaaaggaaatccaaactccaacctagaggggatggaccttttcaagtgcttgagagaatcaataacaatgcctacaaaatagagcttccag atggcggagaatttgatttgaggtcaaatccttttcaagagggaggg